ATTCAGCAGATAAAGATTTATGGGATGTGAATTTTTTATCTGAGTTAAATAGTCTAGGGGAAAAAACACTTACAGGAGACGAGCTAGCTGAATTAATTCATTCAGTTGCAATTAAAGGAAAAGAACATGATGGTATTGTGCCAACAGATATTGAGTTAGGGAAGGTTCTTTCGATACTATCTCATCATATTTTAGACAGAGAACTAAAATCTAATGAAACTATTTGTGATCCTGCTGCTGGAAGTGGAAACTTGCTAGCAACAACAAGTTCTGCCTTTCCAAATATAGGACCTAGCCAACTTTGGGCCAATGACATTGAGCCTTTCTTTATTGAACTGTTATCAATTAGATTAGGGCTTTTATTTCCACATGAAATCAGTCCAAGTAATGCCACGCTAATAACTTCTAAAGATATTTGTGAACTTAATCCAAATGATTTCAAGGATGTCAAGATAGTAGTTTTAAATCCACCATATTTATCAGGAGTAATGAGCTCCTTGAGAAAAAAGAAGTTCTCAGAAAAAATTAAGGATATTAATGGAAAAGAGAGTAGTACTAGTATAGGGCAGGTAGGTATTGAAGCTCCATTCTTAGAATTAGTAATTAATCTAATATCAGCAGGAACAGTTGTCTCTGCTATAATGCCTAAACAATATCTCACTTCAAAGGGACCCGAGGCTGTAGCATTTAGGGAGTTTCTTATAACTGAGTTTGGATTAAAACATATCTTTCAATATCCTAGAGAAGGTATATTTAAAGAAGTTACAAAGGATACTGTAATATTTATTGGTCAAAAAGGTAGTTCTGTAAGTACTATAGAAGTTTTGAATTCTGTTATTAAATTAGAACAAATAGATCTAAATACTTTGAAAGAAAGTTTAATAAAAGTAAAGGGTAATTCAAATTTGAACACACCTATAGATATGGGTATGGGTCTTGAACTTAGTATAATTGATACAAACAATTTTAGAGCCAGTATTCCTTCTGGCTGGAGTTTCCTAACACCCAGTAGAAAAAATGCAGATGACTGGGTAAATAACAATTTAAGCAATATGTGCTTGAGGTTATCAAATTTAAATTATGATATAAAGAGAGGTAGAGTAGGAAATCAGGGTGCTTCCGATTTAATTTTCATAAATTCGAAGGCCGATTTTTGGAGAAAAGTGGAATCTTTAATACCTGCTAGTTGGATGTGTCCTGCTCTAAGAAGAATTACTAATATTAACCATCCTATAATTAATTCAAACAATACTGATTTACATTTCTTATGCCCTCCTTCAACAGCTTTTCTAGATAATACTAGGGACTCTATGTTATTAAATCAAATATTGGATGAATACATTGATTTTCAAGAATATGTTACAAAACAGAAAAAAACAAATAAAAGTAAAGATGATTTAATCAAGCTATTATTATCAGAAATTAGATATTCATCTAAACCGGATACTATTTTAATCCCTAGAGCAATTAGAAGATCGGCTAAAGCTTTTATTGCGAGTAACGAAATTTATTGCTCAACTAATGTTATATCAGTTAATACCTTAAATAAAAGTGAAAGCTTATTATTACTGTCATGGTTAACGAGTATATTCGCTCAATTACACTTTGAAACTATGGCAAAAGACCAGGAAGGAGCAAGAAAATTAGAAGCACTAAATATAAAAGACTTATACGTTCCTGATTTCAGTCAGATTCCTAATAGTATTAAAAATGAACTACTCAAAGAAGCGAAGGTAATTAGTTTCTTTGATCTTCGAAATCCCGAAATTAGAAAAGTTGACAAACTATGGGCGGAGTTCCTATGGGGGAACGCAGCAAAAGACAAAGCCGAGGAAGCTTGTATAATTCTAGAAGATATTGTCTACGAAAGACAACCATGACAATTTAGTTTCAATCAGTGTTATCGATTAAATTATC
The Sporosarcina sp. P33 genome window above contains:
- a CDS encoding BpuSI family type II restriction endonuclease yields the protein MVNKTCSVLPVYTDSEVTVFHPLCEKALNDALLQLKLDSTYTVKHHEYIGSLEADFVIQNKVTKKYLIFIEVKRTKASLTSTRYRKQAQSYVTEASVRAEKPYYCLTNLEVIEIFKHDDSRPIVSQQLLEPGPILVGDFSDMPQNFYDNLVKSFMDVINMAFKDSGKYILSTSRLYSMLDTRKNNLDSWHQTLMVTGYEYIRGALKGQNVKNSSKDAVYFQNRPDKLMAEGKKIDFKDLFSSPFPNSADKDLWDVNFLSELNSLGEKTLTGDELAELIHSVAIKGKEHDGIVPTDIELGKVLSILSHHILDRELKSNETICDPAAGSGNLLATTSSAFPNIGPSQLWANDIEPFFIELLSIRLGLLFPHEISPSNATLITSKDICELNPNDFKDVKIVVLNPPYLSGVMSSLRKKKFSEKIKDINGKESSTSIGQVGIEAPFLELVINLISAGTVVSAIMPKQYLTSKGPEAVAFREFLITEFGLKHIFQYPREGIFKEVTKDTVIFIGQKGSSVSTIEVLNSVIKLEQIDLNTLKESLIKVKGNSNLNTPIDMGMGLELSIIDTNNFRASIPSGWSFLTPSRKNADDWVNNNLSNMCLRLSNLNYDIKRGRVGNQGASDLIFINSKADFWRKVESLIPASWMCPALRRITNINHPIINSNNTDLHFLCPPSTAFLDNTRDSMLLNQILDEYIDFQEYVTKQKKTNKSKDDLIKLLLSEIRYSSKPDTILIPRAIRRSAKAFIASNEIYCSTNVISVNTLNKSESLLLLSWLTSIFAQLHFETMAKDQEGARKLEALNIKDLYVPDFSQIPNSIKNELLKEAKVISFFDLRNPEIRKVDKLWAEFLWGNAAKDKAEEACIILEDIVYERQP